A section of the Sphaerobacter thermophilus DSM 20745 genome encodes:
- a CDS encoding 4Fe-4S dicluster domain-containing protein has protein sequence MAEPMGFFTDTTVCIGCKACEVACKEWNQLPAESGGANTLSGESYDNTRRLSGTTWRHVRFIEQFNEDRSQGRWLMMSDVCKHCVQAGCLEVCPTGAIIRTEFDTVVIQADVCNGCRACISACPFGVIDINPITGTAMKCTLCYDRMQAGMIPACAQACPTQSIQFGPISELRQRAEERVRQLHEAGQTDAYIYGDESILGGLNSFYLLVDEPEVYGLPSNPQLPSRNLVPSATLSAAGAAAMGLLGLVSLRKRRMDRLAAERRAEREESAEPVEGGEEGDA, from the coding sequence ATGGCTGAGCCAATGGGATTCTTCACCGACACCACCGTCTGCATTGGCTGCAAGGCCTGCGAGGTCGCCTGCAAGGAGTGGAACCAGCTTCCCGCCGAGTCCGGAGGGGCCAACACCCTCAGCGGTGAGAGCTATGACAACACACGGCGGCTGAGTGGCACCACCTGGCGCCACGTCCGGTTCATCGAGCAGTTCAATGAGGACCGCTCGCAGGGCCGCTGGCTGATGATGAGCGACGTCTGCAAGCACTGTGTCCAGGCCGGCTGCCTCGAGGTCTGCCCGACCGGCGCGATTATCCGCACCGAGTTCGACACCGTGGTGATCCAGGCGGACGTCTGCAACGGGTGCCGGGCCTGCATCAGCGCCTGCCCGTTCGGGGTGATCGATATCAACCCGATCACCGGGACGGCGATGAAGTGCACGCTCTGCTACGACCGGATGCAGGCGGGGATGATCCCCGCTTGTGCCCAGGCCTGTCCGACCCAGTCGATCCAGTTCGGGCCGATCTCGGAACTGCGCCAGCGCGCTGAGGAGCGGGTGCGGCAGCTCCATGAAGCGGGGCAGACCGACGCCTACATCTACGGCGACGAGTCGATCCTCGGCGGGCTCAATTCCTTCTACCTCCTGGTGGACGAGCCCGAGGTCTACGGCCTGCCCTCCAATCCGCAGCTCCCGAGCCGCAACCTGGTACCGTCGGCTACCCTCTCGGCTGCCGGTGCGGCGGCCATGGGGCTGCTCGGGCTCGTGAGCCTGCGCAAGCGGCGCATGGACCGCCTGGCCGCGGAGCGCCGAGCCGAGCGCGAGGAGAGCGCGGAGCCGGTAGAGGGAGGGGAGGAAGGCGATGCCTGA
- the nrfD gene encoding NrfD/PsrC family molybdoenzyme membrane anchor subunit codes for MPDTFFTQAPHWQWWIIFYFFIGGIGGGSYAIAAMLHLFGEPEDRPISRLGYYIALPAIIISGILLTLDLTRPERFWHMLVQSNTWTPAFKYWSPMSVGSWGITFFGLFAFLSTVGALAETRRLPWRGLAALNQGLLGNVINVLGALFGFFVAGYTGVLLSVTNRPLWADTWLLGLLFLVSGFSTAAALLYLAGRRRAHPESLRWLSQMDTWALILELIVLALVVVSVGSVVAREVLFNMWGVLLLVGVVLVGILIPLLLHWRPRLLGPASPVGAAALVLVGGFILRVVMLLSSEAV; via the coding sequence ATGCCTGACACCTTCTTCACCCAGGCGCCGCACTGGCAGTGGTGGATCATCTTCTACTTCTTCATCGGCGGCATCGGCGGTGGCAGCTACGCGATCGCGGCCATGCTCCACCTGTTCGGCGAGCCGGAGGATCGGCCCATCTCTCGGCTGGGCTACTACATCGCCCTTCCGGCCATCATCATCAGCGGCATCCTGCTCACGCTCGACCTGACGCGGCCGGAGCGGTTCTGGCACATGCTGGTCCAGTCGAACACCTGGACTCCCGCCTTCAAGTACTGGTCGCCGATGTCGGTCGGCTCGTGGGGCATAACGTTCTTCGGCCTGTTCGCTTTCCTGTCAACTGTCGGGGCGCTGGCCGAGACCCGGCGCCTGCCATGGCGGGGGCTGGCTGCGCTAAACCAGGGGCTGCTCGGCAATGTCATCAACGTCCTCGGGGCGTTGTTCGGCTTCTTCGTCGCCGGGTATACCGGGGTGCTGCTCTCGGTGACGAACCGACCGCTCTGGGCGGATACCTGGCTGCTTGGTCTACTCTTCCTCGTGTCCGGCTTCTCCACGGCGGCTGCGCTACTCTACCTGGCCGGGCGGCGCCGGGCTCATCCGGAGAGCCTGCGCTGGCTGTCACAGATGGATACCTGGGCGTTGATCCTTGAACTCATCGTCCTTGCCCTGGTCGTCGTCTCGGTCGGCAGCGTGGTCGCTCGGGAAGTGCTGTTCAACATGTGGGGCGTGCTGCTCCTGGTCGGGGTCGTGCTCGTGGGCATCCTGATCCCGCTGTTGCTCCACTGGAGACCCCGGCTCCTCGGTCCTGCCAGCCCGGTCGGTGCCGCCGCGCTCGTCCTCGTCGGCGGCTTCATCCTCCGGGTCGTCATGTTGCTGTCGTCGGAGGCGGTGTAA
- a CDS encoding formate dehydrogenase accessory protein FdhE, with amino-acid sequence MADKTIVDGALGQLDAVARDYPEWRPWLALYADALRASLEPLWENAVPEPAPDRPSGTPLLHGTVVLLDPTPVSGWLQHLTERLAEAGTPDLAEAADRVVGLDPLRLLQAAVATDTQAIQQLAAEVGVPDERLAAIGNLAALPFLQACGRRLGDGLPVPWARGFCPICGAWPAAAERRGLARERRLRCGRCGADWAAIAFWCPYCEHGQHRELGSLVPEEDGEARQVDICRRCQGYVKSIATLRGWSPAEVPVIDLATADLDVAAVEQGYRRPAGAGYPLRLQLVAV; translated from the coding sequence ATGGCGGACAAGACGATAGTTGACGGGGCACTTGGGCAACTCGACGCCGTGGCGCGTGACTACCCGGAGTGGCGGCCTTGGCTGGCACTCTACGCTGACGCGCTCCGCGCCAGCCTCGAGCCGCTGTGGGAGAACGCCGTGCCGGAGCCGGCTCCCGACCGGCCGTCCGGAACGCCGCTCCTCCACGGCACGGTGGTATTGCTCGATCCCACCCCGGTGAGCGGCTGGCTTCAGCACCTCACGGAGCGGTTGGCTGAGGCCGGGACGCCGGACCTCGCGGAAGCGGCCGACCGCGTGGTGGGGCTTGATCCCCTCCGGCTCTTGCAGGCGGCAGTAGCGACCGACACTCAGGCCATCCAGCAGCTCGCGGCTGAGGTCGGGGTTCCGGATGAGCGGCTGGCTGCCATCGGCAACCTCGCCGCGCTTCCTTTCCTCCAGGCATGCGGTCGACGTCTCGGCGATGGGCTTCCCGTGCCCTGGGCACGCGGCTTCTGCCCGATCTGCGGTGCCTGGCCGGCGGCCGCTGAGCGGCGTGGGCTGGCCCGCGAGCGGCGCCTGCGCTGCGGTCGCTGCGGAGCCGATTGGGCCGCCATCGCCTTCTGGTGCCCCTACTGCGAGCATGGCCAGCACCGGGAGCTGGGTTCGCTCGTGCCCGAGGAGGACGGTGAGGCTCGCCAGGTGGACATCTGCCGCCGTTGCCAGGGCTACGTCAAGAGCATCGCCACGCTGCGCGGCTGGTCCCCTGCCGAGGTGCCGGTCATCGACCTCGCCACTGCTGATCTCGACGTGGCTGCCGTCGAGCAGGGCTACCGCCGCCCGGCGGGCGCCGGCTACCCGCTCCGACTCCAGTTGGTGGCAGTGTGA
- a CDS encoding winged helix-turn-helix domain-containing protein, whose translation MTEQAPVEIRVKCWAERDGALVLSDWRIELLAAVEKHGSLSAAAEEFAVAYRVAWGKIREMEDGLGVKLLHGRSGGAGGGGSALTPAGRALVERYQRFRAGLDELVARRFAEVLGDLSFLSERYDVNSRTAGSQGE comes from the coding sequence GTGACTGAGCAGGCACCGGTGGAGATCCGGGTCAAGTGCTGGGCCGAGCGGGATGGTGCGCTGGTGCTGAGCGACTGGCGAATCGAACTGCTGGCCGCAGTCGAGAAGCACGGCTCGCTCAGTGCCGCGGCGGAGGAATTTGCGGTAGCATACCGCGTGGCCTGGGGAAAGATCCGGGAGATGGAGGACGGCCTGGGCGTGAAGCTGCTCCACGGTCGGAGCGGCGGCGCCGGTGGCGGCGGCAGCGCCCTGACCCCGGCTGGGCGGGCCCTGGTGGAGCGCTACCAGCGCTTCCGCGCCGGCCTCGACGAGCTGGTTGCGCGGCGGTTCGCCGAGGTGCTGGGCGACCTCTCTTTTTTGAGCGAGCGTTATGATGTAAATAGCCGAACGGCTGGAAGTCAGGGAGAGTGA
- a CDS encoding substrate-binding domain-containing protein yields the protein MLRRWLVVFLVVLLAACGSSNGAESTAGQAQTTAEPTAGQTETAAEATPGQAEATPQQLGGRLRLATTTSTEDSGLLDAILPDFEQRYGATVDVIAVGTGQALKLGENGDADVVLVHARAQEDAFVEAGYGLYRRDVMQNDFIIVGPPDDPAGVREAADAADAFTRIAEAEALFVSRGDESGTHTRERQIWEKAGITPDPASGWYQSLGQGMGETLITANEQQAYTLADRGTYLSMRDRLPDLTIVFGGETVAENPDPSLSNPYGVIPVNPERHDGIRADLAEAFVEWITSPEVQEMIANFGQDEYGQPLFYPLATPEGQS from the coding sequence ATGCTGCGGCGCTGGTTGGTCGTCTTCCTGGTGGTCCTGCTGGCTGCCTGCGGATCCTCGAACGGCGCCGAGTCCACGGCAGGACAGGCCCAGACAACCGCTGAGCCTACTGCTGGTCAGACGGAGACCGCCGCCGAGGCGACTCCCGGTCAGGCGGAGGCGACCCCACAGCAGCTAGGGGGACGGCTGCGGCTGGCGACGACCACCTCGACAGAGGACTCAGGGCTGCTCGACGCGATCCTGCCTGACTTTGAGCAGCGTTACGGCGCAACGGTCGATGTCATCGCGGTCGGGACTGGGCAAGCGCTCAAGCTGGGTGAGAACGGCGATGCCGACGTTGTGCTCGTCCACGCCCGCGCCCAGGAGGACGCCTTCGTCGAGGCAGGCTACGGCTTGTACCGCCGTGATGTGATGCAGAACGACTTCATCATCGTGGGGCCGCCGGATGATCCGGCCGGCGTTCGCGAAGCTGCTGACGCTGCGGACGCATTCACCCGCATCGCCGAAGCCGAGGCGCTCTTCGTCTCCCGTGGGGACGAGTCGGGGACGCACACGCGCGAGCGCCAGATCTGGGAAAAGGCCGGAATCACGCCCGACCCGGCCAGCGGCTGGTACCAATCGCTCGGGCAGGGGATGGGCGAGACGCTAATCACGGCCAACGAGCAGCAGGCCTACACCCTGGCCGACCGCGGCACTTACCTGTCTATGCGCGACCGGCTGCCCGACCTCACCATCGTTTTCGGTGGTGAGACCGTCGCCGAGAACCCTGACCCCTCGCTGAGTAACCCTTACGGTGTGATTCCGGTGAACCCGGAACGGCACGACGGCATCCGCGCTGATCTGGCGGAGGCGTTCGTCGAGTGGATCACCTCACCGGAGGTGCAGGAGATGATCGCGAACTTCGGCCAGGACGAGTACGGACAGCCGCTCTTCTACCCACTGGCGACGCCGGAGGGGCAATCGTAG
- a CDS encoding ABC transporter permease yields the protein MDDILGGLVGALRLLLSGDPDIWSIVLLTLRVSGIALLISAVIGVPIGAWLAFRSFPGHRFVTTLIYTGMGMPPVVAGLAVYLLLSRSGPLGMLGWLFTPRAMVTAQVLISLPLVIGLTTSAVEGVVPELRLQLKALGATERQIVQAILWEARAGMLVALVAGFGSIISEVGAVMLVGGNIERSTRVLTTAVVLETRKGAFDQALALGVILVALTFFLNALALRLRGYLAHARG from the coding sequence ATGGATGACATCCTCGGCGGACTCGTTGGGGCACTCCGTCTCCTCCTCAGCGGCGATCCGGACATCTGGAGTATCGTGCTGCTGACCCTGCGGGTATCCGGGATCGCGCTGCTGATCAGCGCGGTGATCGGCGTGCCGATCGGCGCGTGGCTGGCGTTCCGCTCGTTCCCCGGCCACCGCTTCGTAACGACGCTGATCTACACCGGGATGGGTATGCCGCCGGTCGTGGCCGGGCTGGCGGTCTACCTCCTGCTCTCCCGCTCGGGCCCGCTGGGGATGCTCGGCTGGCTGTTTACCCCGCGGGCGATGGTGACGGCGCAGGTGCTCATCAGCCTGCCGCTCGTCATCGGGCTCACGACGTCGGCGGTCGAGGGGGTGGTGCCCGAGTTGCGGCTGCAGCTCAAGGCCCTGGGGGCGACCGAGCGGCAGATCGTGCAGGCGATCCTCTGGGAAGCGCGGGCCGGGATGCTGGTCGCGCTCGTGGCCGGGTTCGGCAGCATCATCTCGGAGGTGGGCGCGGTCATGCTGGTCGGCGGGAACATCGAGCGCTCGACGCGGGTGCTGACGACTGCGGTCGTCCTCGAGACGCGCAAGGGCGCCTTCGACCAGGCGCTGGCGCTCGGTGTCATCCTGGTCGCCCTGACGTTCTTCCTGAACGCGCTGGCGCTGCGCCTGCGCGGCTACCTGGCACACGCGCGAGGATGA
- a CDS encoding phosphate ABC transporter ATP-binding protein: MSTLYALEHVTVRYGARTVLSIDHLEIPAGEFLAVVGPSGAGKSTLLRLLCFLERPTTGTVRYDGRTWPDGAPLDVRREVTLVFQRPLLLDGTVEQNVAYGLRLRGEPADERVAATLELLGLSHLARARARTLSGGELQRVALGRALVLRPRVLLLDEPTANLDPHNVALIEEAIVALHREYGTTVVIVTHNLHQARRLAPRTAVLLDGHLVEDGPTDVLLEGRGTDPRTRAFVSGEMVY; the protein is encoded by the coding sequence ATGAGCACGCTGTACGCACTGGAGCATGTCACCGTGCGCTACGGCGCGCGGACGGTGTTGTCGATCGACCACCTGGAGATCCCGGCCGGCGAGTTCCTGGCGGTCGTCGGCCCGAGCGGCGCGGGGAAGTCGACGTTGCTCCGGCTCCTGTGTTTCCTCGAACGACCGACGACCGGGACCGTGCGCTACGACGGCCGGACGTGGCCCGACGGCGCGCCGCTCGATGTCCGGCGCGAAGTAACGCTGGTGTTCCAACGGCCCCTGCTCCTCGACGGCACGGTCGAGCAGAACGTTGCCTACGGTTTGCGGCTGCGCGGCGAACCGGCCGATGAGCGCGTCGCCGCGACGCTGGAGCTACTCGGTCTGTCCCACCTCGCACGGGCGCGCGCCCGCACCCTCTCCGGCGGCGAACTGCAGCGGGTGGCGCTCGGCCGGGCGCTCGTCCTGCGGCCGCGGGTGCTGCTGCTGGACGAGCCGACCGCGAACCTCGATCCGCACAATGTCGCGCTGATCGAGGAGGCTATCGTTGCCTTGCACCGCGAGTACGGCACGACCGTCGTGATCGTCACCCACAACCTCCACCAGGCCCGGCGCCTCGCCCCCCGCACGGCCGTGCTGCTCGACGGCCACCTCGTGGAGGACGGCCCGACCGACGTCCTGCTCGAAGGCCGCGGCACCGACCCCCGCACCCGCGCGTTCGTGAGCGGGGAGATGGTGTACTGA
- a CDS encoding pyridoxal-phosphate dependent enzyme, translating to MSDWRMVCEACGHEEPLDTAAWRCPACGGAFGITGPDRLAPAAIDPDAPGLWRYRAILPVPLEAARPLGEGMTPLVPGTLLGRRVLFKLDGLLPTGSFKDRGAAVLVAHLRRLGRQRIIVDSSGNAAAAMAGYSAAAGLACTVYAPASASPGKLVQSRAYGATVVPVEGNREAVAAAAQQAAADDPSAFYASHNWHPVFVEGVKTWLLEVWEQLGQQLPAACFIPTGGGSALIGAWRATTALPGPAPALVAAQPAACAPLVAAVQASTEVTPITPGDTIAEGTRIGAPARPRQMLAAVRETGGWAEAVPEEEIVAALRELWGQGLYVEPTAAVGAAAFRQAVRRGHPIPEGEVVVLLTGSGLKAAPDMVAALLG from the coding sequence ATGAGCGACTGGCGGATGGTGTGTGAGGCGTGCGGGCACGAGGAGCCGTTGGATACCGCAGCGTGGCGCTGTCCGGCCTGCGGCGGAGCCTTCGGGATCACCGGGCCGGACCGGCTCGCCCCGGCAGCCATCGACCCTGACGCACCCGGCCTCTGGCGCTACCGTGCGATCCTGCCGGTGCCGCTGGAGGCGGCTCGCCCGCTCGGCGAGGGGATGACACCGCTGGTGCCGGGCACTCTGCTCGGCCGCAGGGTCTTGTTCAAGCTGGACGGGCTGCTGCCGACCGGCTCGTTCAAGGACCGGGGCGCGGCAGTGCTGGTCGCCCACCTGCGGCGGCTCGGGCGCCAGCGGATCATCGTCGACTCCTCGGGCAACGCTGCCGCGGCGATGGCCGGCTACAGCGCCGCGGCCGGGCTCGCCTGCACCGTCTACGCCCCCGCCAGCGCCTCTCCCGGCAAGCTGGTCCAGTCGCGTGCCTACGGCGCCACCGTCGTCCCGGTGGAGGGCAACCGGGAGGCGGTCGCCGCCGCCGCGCAACAGGCCGCGGCGGACGATCCGTCCGCCTTCTACGCCAGCCACAACTGGCACCCCGTCTTCGTCGAGGGCGTGAAGACGTGGTTGCTGGAGGTCTGGGAGCAGTTGGGGCAACAGCTCCCGGCCGCCTGCTTCATCCCGACCGGAGGCGGGAGCGCCCTGATCGGCGCCTGGCGCGCTACAACGGCCCTTCCTGGCCCGGCCCCGGCGCTCGTCGCCGCCCAACCCGCCGCCTGTGCTCCGCTCGTCGCCGCCGTCCAGGCCAGCACCGAAGTGACGCCGATCACTCCGGGCGACACCATCGCCGAGGGGACGCGCATCGGCGCCCCGGCCCGGCCGCGCCAGATGCTCGCCGCCGTCCGCGAGACCGGCGGCTGGGCCGAGGCCGTGCCGGAAGAGGAGATCGTCGCGGCGCTGCGCGAACTCTGGGGCCAGGGGCTCTACGTCGAGCCGACCGCGGCCGTCGGCGCAGCCGCCTTCCGCCAGGCGGTCCGGCGCGGGCACCCGATCCCGGAAGGAGAGGTCGTCGTACTTCTGACCGGCTCCGGCCTGAAGGCGGCGCCAGACATGGTGGCCGCGCTCCTTGGATGA
- a CDS encoding heavy metal translocating P-type ATPase, whose amino-acid sequence MITQRFAWLANPATRRFVLTVLSGVLIVASLMLGRVAALETTGHALMVAAAVVAGGDIALRAARGLRQRQVTIELLVTIAATGAIVIGEYWEAAAVTFLFMLGAYLEARTLSRTRQALGRLLDLAPTTALVLRDGQEVEVDPGDVVPGETVLVKPGARIPVDGEVLDGRAAVDESAITGEPLPAEKTAGDPVYAGTVSQNGLLWVRATGIGADTTLARIIHRVEEAQEEKAPTQRFIERFARWYTPAIIGLAAVAYLVSRNVELALTLLVIGCPGALVISTPVSIVAGIGRAAQRGILIKGGEHLETAGKISALALDKTGTLTEGKPRLTDVVALRPALVPAGSGASIAAADAEESLLRWAAIAEAGSEHPLARPIVSAAAAFGPVPQPDAFETYPGRGVWATHDGHTVAVGTPDLMAILDVAVPPEAHDHLARLTSEGKTAVLVARDGETIGVLGIADTLRDAAPEMVRRLRATGIQRIAMLTGDDRPTAEAIAREVGIDEVHASLLPEQKLERVKQMRREGAVVAMVGDGINDAPALAAADIGIAMGAAGTDVAIETADIALMADDLLKIPEAIRLSRATLRNIRQNVAIALLTVAGLLAGVLAGEVHMAGGMFVHQASVLLVILNAMRLMRA is encoded by the coding sequence ATGATCACGCAGCGATTCGCATGGCTTGCCAACCCGGCCACACGCCGGTTCGTGCTCACCGTGCTCAGCGGCGTGCTCATCGTCGCGTCGCTGATGCTCGGGCGGGTGGCCGCATTGGAGACGACGGGTCACGCCCTGATGGTCGCGGCGGCGGTCGTGGCCGGTGGAGACATCGCACTCCGGGCCGCCCGCGGCCTTCGCCAGCGGCAGGTCACGATCGAGTTGCTGGTGACGATCGCTGCTACCGGGGCCATCGTCATCGGCGAGTACTGGGAAGCGGCCGCGGTCACGTTTCTCTTCATGCTCGGCGCCTATCTCGAGGCGCGCACACTGAGCCGGACACGGCAGGCGTTGGGACGCCTGCTCGACCTGGCGCCGACCACTGCCCTGGTACTGCGCGACGGACAGGAGGTCGAAGTCGACCCCGGCGACGTCGTGCCCGGGGAGACAGTGCTGGTCAAGCCGGGGGCGCGCATCCCGGTGGACGGCGAGGTGCTCGACGGCCGGGCAGCGGTCGACGAGAGCGCCATCACCGGGGAGCCACTACCGGCCGAGAAGACCGCAGGCGACCCGGTCTACGCGGGGACGGTGTCGCAGAACGGTCTGCTCTGGGTCCGGGCGACCGGCATCGGCGCCGACACGACGCTGGCGCGGATCATCCACCGGGTCGAGGAGGCCCAGGAGGAAAAGGCGCCGACCCAGCGATTCATCGAGCGCTTCGCCCGCTGGTACACGCCGGCGATCATCGGCCTGGCCGCCGTCGCCTACCTCGTCTCGCGCAACGTGGAACTGGCGCTGACGCTGCTGGTCATCGGCTGCCCCGGCGCACTGGTCATTTCGACACCGGTGTCGATCGTGGCCGGGATCGGCCGCGCAGCGCAGCGGGGCATCCTGATCAAGGGGGGCGAGCACCTGGAGACGGCCGGTAAGATCTCGGCGCTGGCGCTCGACAAGACCGGCACGCTGACGGAGGGCAAGCCGCGCCTGACCGATGTCGTCGCGCTCCGGCCCGCGCTCGTCCCTGCGGGGTCGGGCGCATCGATCGCCGCTGCTGACGCCGAGGAAAGCCTCCTCCGCTGGGCCGCCATCGCCGAGGCGGGGTCCGAGCACCCGCTGGCCCGGCCGATCGTCTCTGCCGCTGCCGCGTTCGGCCCGGTGCCGCAGCCCGACGCGTTCGAGACCTACCCCGGCCGGGGTGTCTGGGCGACCCACGACGGACACACGGTCGCGGTCGGCACGCCCGATCTCATGGCGATCCTCGACGTTGCCGTCCCGCCCGAGGCACACGACCACCTGGCCCGGCTCACGTCGGAAGGCAAGACGGCAGTGCTGGTCGCGCGCGATGGGGAGACCATTGGCGTGCTCGGCATCGCCGATACTCTCCGGGACGCCGCGCCGGAGATGGTCCGCCGGCTGCGTGCGACCGGCATCCAGCGGATCGCGATGCTCACCGGCGACGACCGGCCGACGGCCGAGGCGATCGCCCGCGAGGTCGGGATCGACGAGGTCCACGCATCGCTGCTGCCGGAGCAGAAGCTGGAGCGGGTCAAGCAGATGCGCCGAGAGGGCGCGGTGGTCGCCATGGTGGGCGACGGGATCAACGACGCACCCGCGCTGGCCGCGGCAGACATCGGCATCGCGATGGGCGCGGCCGGCACCGACGTAGCCATCGAGACGGCGGACATCGCCCTGATGGCCGACGACCTGCTCAAGATCCCCGAGGCGATCCGGCTCTCGCGCGCCACGCTCCGCAACATCCGGCAGAACGTCGCGATCGCCCTGCTCACCGTGGCCGGTTTGCTTGCCGGCGTCCTGGCCGGCGAGGTCCACATGGCGGGCGGCATGTTCGTCCACCAGGCGTCGGTCCTCCTGGTCATCCTCAACGCCATGCGCCTGATGCGGGCGTGA
- a CDS encoding heavy-metal-associated domain-containing protein, which translates to MNATKKTLLRSQELNCPSCVAKIEKALTALDGVEKAKVHFTTGRIEVHHDPTRVSGDDLVKAIRATGYEAKVTAF; encoded by the coding sequence ATGAACGCCACCAAGAAGACGCTGCTGCGCAGCCAGGAGCTGAACTGCCCGTCCTGCGTCGCCAAGATCGAGAAGGCGCTGACCGCGCTCGACGGGGTGGAGAAGGCCAAGGTCCACTTCACGACGGGGCGGATCGAGGTCCACCACGACCCGACGCGCGTCAGCGGTGACGATCTGGTCAAGGCGATTCGAGCCACCGGCTACGAGGCGAAGGTAACGGCATTCTGA
- a CDS encoding Crp/Fnr family transcriptional regulator, whose translation MADRRRTPLDLEEIEPQLCTLDLQRQILRQTPFFAGLPPAEIDRISLHFSERGYQPGETVYLAGEPATRLYVVAVGKVKLVRPTPAGQNVLLDILTPGDFFGSLATLGDREYPNTAEAQTACCLLSVDADQFAEILRAYPTVALATLEIVAERLRDAHEVIEHLSAHPVEARLAATLLKLADRLGEESEHGLLIQMPLSRQDLAEMTGTTTETASRVLSEFRRAGLIRSGRRWVAITDPAGLAKFAEAHAVR comes from the coding sequence GTGGCCGACCGTCGCCGCACCCCACTCGACCTGGAGGAGATCGAACCGCAGCTCTGCACACTCGACCTCCAGCGCCAGATCCTGCGCCAGACCCCGTTCTTCGCCGGGCTGCCTCCCGCCGAGATCGACCGCATCAGCCTGCACTTCAGTGAGCGAGGCTACCAGCCGGGAGAAACGGTCTACCTCGCCGGGGAGCCCGCCACGCGCCTCTACGTCGTCGCCGTCGGCAAGGTGAAACTGGTTCGCCCCACCCCGGCCGGGCAGAACGTCCTGCTCGACATCCTCACACCGGGCGATTTCTTCGGCAGCCTCGCCACCCTCGGCGACCGCGAGTACCCCAACACCGCAGAGGCGCAGACCGCCTGCTGCCTCCTCAGCGTCGATGCCGACCAGTTCGCAGAAATTCTCCGCGCCTATCCGACCGTGGCCCTGGCGACGCTGGAGATCGTCGCCGAGCGCCTGCGCGACGCGCACGAGGTGATCGAGCACCTGAGCGCGCACCCGGTCGAAGCACGGCTGGCGGCGACACTCCTCAAGCTGGCCGACCGGCTGGGCGAGGAGAGCGAGCACGGCCTGCTGATCCAGATGCCCCTCTCACGACAGGACCTCGCCGAGATGACCGGCACCACCACCGAAACCGCCTCGCGGGTGCTGAGCGAATTCCGCCGCGCCGGACTGATCCGAAGCGGCCGCCGCTGGGTCGCCATCACCGACCCCGCCGGCCTGGCAAAGTTCGCGGAAGCGCACGCGGTTCGATAG